The following are encoded together in the Capsulimonas corticalis genome:
- a CDS encoding GNAT family N-acetyltransferase: MTNSATITHRGLHPKEAATLHEELKSTPNILGFTIRELLRLRDVQVAEVEGAFAGAALTMDLPFGWTEIAAVYVLPDYRGSGLGASLLRAAWDRAVSRERHLYMLSRNAQIVEWMRGQGMTIGCPMFAPFAVQIWMPIYMTSWHRHKEAWRKSKEISKCPRMVQGIKKHT, encoded by the coding sequence ATGACGAACAGCGCGACCATTACCCATCGGGGATTGCATCCGAAGGAAGCGGCCACGCTGCATGAGGAGCTGAAGTCGACGCCGAATATCCTCGGCTTCACCATCCGCGAACTGCTGCGCCTGCGCGACGTACAGGTCGCCGAAGTCGAAGGCGCATTCGCCGGCGCGGCGCTCACCATGGACTTGCCGTTTGGCTGGACGGAGATCGCCGCCGTGTACGTCCTCCCGGATTATCGGGGATCGGGTCTGGGCGCAAGCCTTTTGCGCGCGGCGTGGGACCGGGCAGTCTCGCGCGAACGGCATCTCTATATGCTCAGCCGCAATGCGCAGATCGTGGAGTGGATGCGCGGGCAAGGGATGACCATCGGCTGTCCTATGTTCGCTCCGTTCGCCGTGCAAATATGGATGCCGATTTACATGACGAGCTGGCACCGCCACAAAGAAGCATGGCGCAAATCGAAAGAGATCAGCAAGTGTCCAAGGATGGTTCAGGGGATCAAGAAGCACACTTAG
- a CDS encoding macro domain-containing protein, with protein MSSTDFQPHIILTALDAGLEDAWRLHCGDFPNVTIHRGSIFDISCDALVSPANSFGFMDGGIDMRYTERFGWEVQNRLQEAIVTRHYGELLVGAAEIVETEDLRFPYIIAAPTMRVPMVLGYTVNPYLAARAVLLLIKHGRFSDGEHAGERIADYVQSVAFPGLGTGVGRVGPNTCAHQVSRALEEVVGEGVAFPTSWVEAVQRHKTNYMDFIGEVEAG; from the coding sequence GTGTCCAGCACCGATTTCCAACCTCATATTATCCTTACCGCCCTCGACGCCGGGCTCGAAGACGCCTGGCGTCTGCATTGCGGCGATTTTCCGAATGTAACCATCCATCGCGGCTCGATCTTCGATATTTCGTGTGACGCCCTTGTGAGTCCGGCAAATAGCTTCGGTTTCATGGACGGCGGGATCGACATGCGTTATACCGAGCGATTCGGCTGGGAAGTGCAAAATCGCCTTCAGGAAGCGATTGTGACGCGGCATTATGGCGAGCTGCTGGTCGGCGCCGCCGAGATTGTCGAGACGGAAGATTTGCGATTCCCCTATATCATCGCCGCGCCGACGATGCGCGTGCCGATGGTGCTGGGATATACCGTCAATCCCTATCTTGCCGCGCGGGCCGTGCTTTTGCTGATCAAGCACGGCCGTTTTTCGGACGGCGAGCATGCGGGCGAACGGATCGCGGATTATGTCCAATCCGTCGCGTTTCCCGGGCTCGGCACGGGCGTCGGCCGCGTCGGCCCGAATACATGCGCGCATCAGGTGAGTCGGGCGCTTGAGGAAGTCGTCGGCGAAGGCGTCGCGTTCCCTACGTCATGGGTGGAGGCCGTCCAGCGGCATAAGACCAATTATATGGATTTCATTGGCGAAGTCGAGGCGGGATGA
- a CDS encoding HelD family protein yields the protein MNTETEVIPEVLAEQEYLTHVRTSIEAQAERRAAQIAGASRQSFSSEDVNAAQGNAWELKLAQKAARVLQDQKNEPYFGRFDFQENEAGAPLETFYIGKATLYDEKNAFLVYDWRAPVSSVYYRYGVGPASYRAPAGQLNGRIDLKRRYEIKEGALVNVYNDRGAKLGHEDEEGDEMLLGLLSRNTTGQMRQIVQSIQGEQDAIIRTAAEVLAVQGPAGSGKTVVALHRAAYLLYMMRERSMNPSQRDEFISAQRMLVFSPNGVFSSYIAQVLPDLQEDQIQQVILETFLQRELRQICQANRETLGTVWRIETKDDHSEYFLESQDDPAYAARKEGSYYKSSLAMRAAVMAYVTSLESEIDAGFENVMSTTSFNKSGKPEPLFLKADMARKFHQRAGDHRVSLVARVRDLVEAIEQEAAHLTKALAPPRGRKNTGALERILTPEQRARIESDIALLREAATRQRAHIARLESVGPLSRYRDFWVQARANVQLGKLPSESVEAMRAGLLTALSEQRLPYEDLVPLLLLHGFVRGFPGMGGIEHAIVDEAQDYSPLHYEYLRNCLPDGCSMTIVGDTNQAANPFMGLDDYAKLLSVYGNGSVKRLELTRSYRSSQEITDFAGRILGDHIHVENVRRTGTKPQLHALMSESDPLPTLQSIIAALTAAGMQTVAILCRTRRAAEAFHQKYGVALHATLLSGDFDKLPQGVLVLSVQLAKGLEFDSVIVMDTDAATYGRDEERKLLYTACTRPLHALHLVYQGSPSPLLPLGHTELFEIMRE from the coding sequence ATGAACACAGAAACTGAAGTTATTCCCGAGGTGCTCGCGGAGCAAGAGTATTTGACGCACGTGCGCACAAGTATCGAGGCGCAGGCGGAGCGCCGGGCGGCGCAGATTGCGGGAGCGTCGCGGCAGTCGTTTTCGTCGGAGGATGTGAATGCGGCGCAGGGGAATGCGTGGGAGCTGAAGCTGGCGCAGAAGGCGGCGCGGGTGCTTCAGGATCAGAAGAATGAGCCGTACTTTGGACGGTTCGATTTTCAGGAGAATGAGGCGGGCGCGCCGCTGGAGACGTTTTATATCGGCAAGGCGACTTTGTATGATGAGAAGAACGCGTTCCTTGTGTACGATTGGCGTGCGCCGGTCAGCAGCGTCTACTATCGTTATGGGGTCGGGCCGGCGTCGTACCGCGCTCCGGCCGGACAGCTCAATGGGCGGATCGATCTGAAGCGGCGCTATGAGATCAAGGAAGGCGCGCTAGTCAACGTCTACAACGACCGGGGCGCCAAGCTTGGGCATGAGGACGAAGAGGGCGATGAGATGCTGCTTGGCCTGCTTAGCCGCAACACGACGGGCCAGATGCGCCAGATCGTGCAAAGCATCCAGGGCGAGCAGGACGCGATTATCCGAACGGCGGCGGAGGTGCTGGCGGTGCAGGGACCGGCGGGCAGCGGTAAAACCGTCGTCGCGCTGCACCGGGCGGCGTACCTGCTCTATATGATGCGTGAGCGGTCGATGAACCCGTCGCAGCGCGATGAGTTCATTTCGGCGCAGCGCATGCTGGTCTTCTCGCCCAACGGCGTCTTTTCAAGCTATATCGCCCAGGTGCTCCCCGATCTTCAGGAAGACCAGATCCAGCAGGTCATTCTCGAAACCTTCTTGCAACGGGAGCTGCGGCAGATCTGCCAGGCGAATCGCGAGACGCTGGGAACCGTGTGGCGGATCGAGACCAAGGACGATCACAGCGAATACTTCTTAGAGTCGCAGGACGATCCCGCGTATGCCGCGCGCAAGGAGGGATCGTATTACAAATCCTCGCTGGCGATGCGCGCCGCCGTGATGGCGTATGTGACGTCGCTGGAATCCGAGATCGACGCCGGGTTTGAGAACGTGATGTCCACGACGTCGTTTAACAAAAGCGGCAAGCCCGAGCCTCTGTTTCTGAAAGCCGATATGGCGCGCAAGTTCCATCAGCGCGCCGGTGACCACCGCGTCAGCCTCGTCGCGCGTGTGCGGGACTTGGTGGAGGCGATTGAGCAAGAGGCCGCGCACCTGACCAAAGCGCTCGCGCCGCCGCGCGGTCGTAAAAACACGGGCGCGCTGGAGCGTATTCTGACCCCCGAGCAGCGCGCTCGGATCGAAAGCGATATCGCGCTGCTGCGCGAGGCGGCGACGCGGCAGCGCGCGCACATCGCGCGTCTGGAATCCGTCGGACCACTGTCCCGGTATCGCGATTTCTGGGTGCAGGCGCGCGCGAACGTCCAGCTAGGCAAACTGCCTTCTGAAAGCGTCGAAGCGATGCGCGCCGGCCTGCTGACAGCGCTGTCCGAGCAGCGCTTGCCTTACGAAGACCTCGTGCCGCTGCTGCTGCTGCACGGCTTCGTTCGCGGCTTTCCGGGGATGGGCGGAATCGAACACGCCATCGTTGACGAAGCGCAGGACTACTCGCCGCTGCACTACGAATACCTGCGCAACTGTCTTCCCGACGGCTGCTCGATGACGATTGTCGGCGACACCAACCAGGCCGCGAACCCGTTTATGGGCCTGGACGATTACGCCAAGCTGCTCAGCGTCTATGGCAACGGCTCCGTGAAACGCCTGGAGCTGACGCGCAGTTACCGTTCGAGCCAGGAAATCACCGACTTCGCCGGCCGGATCCTCGGCGACCACATCCACGTCGAAAACGTCCGCCGCACTGGGACCAAACCCCAGCTGCACGCCCTGATGTCCGAAAGCGATCCCTTGCCCACGCTCCAGTCGATCATCGCCGCCCTGACCGCCGCCGGCATGCAGACCGTCGCCATCCTCTGCCGCACCCGCCGCGCCGCCGAAGCCTTCCATCAAAAATACGGCGTCGCCCTGCACGCCACCCTGCTCTCCGGCGACTTCGACAAGCTTCCGCAAGGCGTCCTCGTCCTCTCCGTCCAGCTCGCCAAAGGACTCGAATTCGACTCCGTCATCGTCATGGACACCGACGCCGCCACCTACGGCCGCGACGAAGAACGCAAACTCCTTTACACCGCCTGCACCCGTCCCCTCCACGCGCTGCATCTCGTGTACCAGGGCTCGCCCTCGCCGTTGCTGCCGCTCGGGCATACGGAACTGTTTGAAATCATGCGTGAATAG
- a CDS encoding glycoside hydrolase family 32 protein, whose protein sequence is MRSYWVCGLLGTVLLSAHGASAANKDIVIGEFEGVDFGGWTTTGTAFGSGPALGARLGELEIQGAHGNGAASSELAGDGPTGTLTSPAFKISRRYLSFVIGGGRYEHSACLNLIVDGKVVRSATGANSDRLMPVSWDVRKFLGREAQVQIEDEASGDWGHVNVDHILQTDQPERMPVTTQALYQETYRPQFHFTARQWTEDRLNPGMREEGWLNDLNGLVYYDGEYHLFAQRWNKCWVHAVSRDLIHWTELEPAFWEEHLDSGVQSGNCVVDYANTSGLSPDKATPPMVAFWSRNDNRSHCITYSLDHGRTWKFYDKNPVLVAPERDPMVFWHASTHKWVMVMYGNDQYHIFTSPNLLDWTDEKHPIPNSFECPDMFEMPLDGDKARMKWVLIRGNGKYSVGEFDGSEFHEETPQLDSDGGPNFYATQSWGNTETGDGRRIQAAWMRGGVYPDMPFNQQVTFPRELTLRTTPSGPRLFREPIREIATLHQHEDKWTNLALKPGEDLPLHTSGDLFHINMNVAIPEGAALTLNVRGVPLILTHNAIACETTPQTVQGALTFVEVLIDRTSIEVYANHGEASTSTCFLPNDSGLSLKAAVETVSLPSISVFPLNSVWKH, encoded by the coding sequence ATGAGGAGCTATTGGGTCTGCGGTCTTTTGGGGACCGTTTTGTTGTCCGCGCACGGCGCATCCGCCGCCAATAAGGATATCGTGATCGGGGAGTTTGAGGGTGTCGATTTCGGCGGCTGGACGACTACGGGGACAGCGTTTGGGAGCGGCCCGGCGCTGGGGGCGCGCCTCGGGGAGCTGGAGATTCAGGGCGCTCATGGGAATGGGGCGGCGAGCAGTGAGCTTGCGGGAGATGGGCCGACGGGGACGCTGACGTCGCCGGCGTTTAAGATCTCGCGGCGCTATCTTTCCTTTGTGATTGGCGGCGGGCGTTATGAGCACAGCGCATGTCTGAACTTGATCGTGGATGGTAAGGTCGTGCGCAGCGCGACCGGGGCGAATAGCGATCGGCTCATGCCCGTTAGCTGGGATGTGAGGAAGTTCCTGGGCCGTGAAGCACAAGTGCAGATTGAGGACGAAGCAAGCGGAGATTGGGGGCATGTGAACGTGGATCATATCTTACAGACCGATCAGCCGGAGCGGATGCCGGTGACGACGCAGGCGCTTTACCAGGAGACGTATCGGCCGCAGTTTCACTTTACGGCGCGTCAGTGGACGGAGGATCGCCTCAATCCCGGCATGCGTGAGGAGGGCTGGCTGAACGACCTGAACGGTCTTGTGTATTACGACGGCGAGTATCACCTGTTCGCGCAGCGCTGGAACAAGTGCTGGGTCCATGCGGTCAGCCGCGATCTCATCCATTGGACGGAATTGGAGCCGGCCTTCTGGGAAGAGCATCTGGACAGCGGAGTGCAGTCCGGGAACTGTGTCGTCGACTACGCGAACACTTCAGGACTGTCGCCGGACAAGGCCACGCCGCCGATGGTCGCGTTCTGGTCGCGCAACGATAACCGCAGCCATTGCATTACCTACAGCCTCGACCATGGCCGAACCTGGAAGTTCTACGACAAGAATCCCGTCCTGGTCGCGCCGGAGCGCGATCCGATGGTCTTCTGGCATGCGTCTACCCATAAGTGGGTGATGGTGATGTATGGGAACGATCAATACCACATCTTCACCTCTCCAAATCTTCTGGATTGGACGGATGAAAAGCATCCGATTCCCAACAGCTTTGAATGTCCGGATATGTTCGAGATGCCGTTAGACGGCGATAAGGCGCGCATGAAATGGGTGCTGATCCGTGGAAATGGAAAGTATTCGGTGGGCGAATTCGACGGATCCGAATTCCACGAAGAAACCCCGCAGCTCGACTCCGATGGCGGTCCGAACTTCTACGCGACTCAGAGCTGGGGCAACACCGAAACGGGCGACGGGCGCCGGATCCAAGCCGCATGGATGCGCGGCGGCGTTTATCCCGACATGCCCTTCAATCAGCAGGTGACGTTCCCGCGCGAGCTAACTCTGCGCACGACACCCAGTGGCCCGCGACTATTCCGCGAGCCGATTCGCGAGATCGCCACGCTTCATCAGCACGAAGACAAATGGACAAATCTTGCGCTCAAGCCGGGTGAAGATCTGCCGCTCCATACATCAGGCGATCTGTTTCACATCAATATGAACGTCGCGATCCCGGAAGGCGCAGCCCTCACCCTGAACGTTCGCGGCGTCCCGCTGATCCTGACTCATAACGCGATTGCCTGCGAAACGACTCCCCAAACGGTGCAAGGCGCCCTCACGTTCGTCGAGGTCTTGATCGACCGCACATCGATTGAGGTTTACGCCAATCATGGAGAAGCCTCGACATCGACATGCTTCCTGCCCAACGACAGTGGATTGTCGCTGAAGGCTGCCGTGGAGACTGTCAGCCTACCGTCAATCTCCGTATTTCCATTGAACTCCGTTTGGAAGCATTAA
- a CDS encoding PEP-CTERM sorting domain-containing protein — protein sequence MSLHNSNRLMTLVAGVSAVFASSAAVHAAPTYFTGTTNTAKSSTTLGTGATQAQGVHDAFLADVSTHGTVQTFTFESYAAAKTNVTTTGVASPDFNLTFSGSGKGRVDSVNATPSKGAQTVGFNTTAGGSKSLYIVQGNGQPEALNFTFTKPVSAFGFYVTGLGNTKVGAAYPSTLTASFTDGSGAQSIVLHGSKQGGAEFFGFTDYGQSISSLTFTEAALTKTIDQFSIDDIITVEPFPVVIPPAAVPEPGQIATLMLGAFGLFVAGFRKSRRQSLSN from the coding sequence ATGTCGTTACACAACTCAAATCGCCTTATGACATTGGTCGCGGGCGTCTCGGCGGTTTTCGCGTCGTCGGCAGCTGTCCATGCTGCTCCGACATATTTTACCGGAACCACCAATACCGCCAAGAGCAGCACCACCCTTGGAACCGGAGCCACACAGGCTCAGGGCGTCCATGACGCTTTCCTGGCGGACGTCTCGACGCACGGCACCGTTCAGACTTTCACTTTCGAATCGTATGCCGCAGCCAAAACCAACGTCACCACAACCGGCGTTGCGTCTCCCGACTTCAACCTGACCTTCAGCGGCTCGGGCAAGGGCCGCGTGGACTCGGTGAACGCCACACCGTCAAAGGGCGCCCAGACCGTCGGTTTCAACACGACGGCTGGCGGCTCTAAGTCCCTCTACATCGTTCAGGGCAACGGTCAGCCGGAAGCTCTGAACTTCACGTTCACCAAACCGGTCTCCGCGTTCGGCTTCTATGTCACTGGACTTGGAAACACGAAGGTAGGCGCCGCTTATCCGAGCACGCTCACCGCATCGTTCACGGATGGCTCCGGCGCACAATCGATCGTCCTCCATGGATCGAAGCAGGGCGGCGCGGAGTTCTTTGGCTTCACGGACTACGGCCAGAGCATTTCGTCGCTGACGTTCACGGAAGCTGCGTTGACCAAAACGATTGACCAGTTCAGCATCGACGATATCATCACCGTCGAACCGTTCCCGGTTGTCATCCCGCCGGCCGCCGTTCCGGAACCGGGCCAGATCGCGACCCTGATGCTGGGCGCTTTCGGCCTGTTCGTCGCCGGCTTCCGCAAGAGCCGCCGCCAGTCGCTGTCGAACTAA